The Portunus trituberculatus isolate SZX2019 chromosome 50, ASM1759143v1, whole genome shotgun sequence genome includes the window GAATATTCTGTGGTACCACTTTTAGATCTGAAAACATTCTGTAAAATCCAATGAGGGCATCCATTTTATCTACTCCCCCCATGTTTTCATTATAGTGCTTGATGAGAGCAGGGCAGTTTACTGGAGACTTTTCTGTTGTGGATACTGATTTATCCCAACGAGGTATATTTGCAATTGGCTGAGCAGATCCCATGGTAGACATGATGGTACACAGGTTGCTGTCATTCCACCGAACAACCCTTACACTCTCTGGACAAGTTTCTACTTTTCCATCATATTCTACAAAAGCagactttccttttgctttcaAATCTTTGTCAGGTATCATTCTCAATCCAGAAAGCCTATTGGTGCGAACAGTTCCCATGCATAGTATTCCCCTTTTATACATCTCAAAATACAAGGGAATTGTTGAGAACAGGTTATCCATGTAAAGTCTATAGTTCTTGTGGGTGGGAATGATTGATGCTAATTTGCACACAATATTAGCACTGGATTTCAAATCAGGGAATCCATCGACCTTAGGAGTTGCTCCAACACATACTTCAAAGTTGTGTACAATACCATGGCTACCAGCAAGAGTCCATACTTTGAAACCCCAAGGGTTGGGTTTTCCTTTGATGTAATATCTTGGACCTCTTGTTCCTTTATATGGTATCATTTGTTCATCCACGCACACATTCTTATCCATAGGGATCATATTGTACTTGGACTTTAGGTGGTTCAAAAGTGGCTTAACTTTGTACAGTTTGTCATATTCTGGCGTTCCTTTTGCAGGACACTGTGAATTATCTGCAAAGTGAATGCATGACTTGATTCTTTCCCACCTGGCACAGGACATGTAGTCTATTACAGCCCTAAGGTGTGCATCAGAAGTCCAGTATCTACGATGGCTGGTCATTTTGACGATACTCATGTAGATACAAATGCCTAGAAATACCTCTAGCTCTTGTACTGTTAGAGAAAGTGGTTTGCTTGGGTCACATTGCAAGGCATATCTATTGCTCTCATTACATATTAGTGTCAGTAATTCTCTGTCAAAAAACTGCCTAAAATATTCTATTGGTTGCAAGGCATTTTCTCTGCCTGATACAAAACCCCTAAACTctggaatatttttttcattattctcattaGGATCACATTGTTTCCAATTAATTTTGTGTTTCAGGTTTCTGtaatcttctacctcctcctccacctcctcatccctTTCCACCTCAGAAACATGAGCTACTGAAGGTGTGGTGACGGTTACGTCTGAAGAATTACCATGTCCATGAACACTGATATTATTTGAAAGAGTGTCACAGTCAAGATCACTAGTGTCTTTATTCTGTTTAGCATAGGCAACATGAGCAAGTGTTTCTTGTGTTGTCCCATTAGCTGCAGGTGCATCTGAAGGTAATGCAACGGGGTCCAAAGGAAGTAGCGTTCTTCTTCTTGATCGGCCAGCAACGACTGCCTTTTCATCTGCAACATAAGAAAACATTTACATGTTAGAGATCAACACTGATGAAAATTAGATATACATGTTGGATATGCgctcactgagagagagagagagagagagagagagagagagagagagagagagagagagagagagagagagagagagagatttttaccttgaaagtCAAGCATCAAATCTCGCCTGAACTGCGCTTCATCATCTTGGGTGAGTAGATACTCATCACCACTGTCTTCCACATCCTCAATATCTGAATACTCTGAGTCAGAGCGGGGCTCATCTCTACAGGTATAATCCATGTACCTAGGGCGCGGTGGAAGACTGTCCCCGTAGAAATTTGTAGGATTTATGCCGCCTGGAAGAAACAGAAACGTAATTAGAACAACGGCATGCTATTTTACTAAAATTATAGTAGTGATGAACAATAGTAGTCTGGAATCTTATTGCAACATATAACCCTCCTCGTCGATATCGGCACGCATCAGGAGGTAGTAATATGTCTTATACACAAGTCACCGATATCGTCACGTTTCAAAGTCGTTATTTTTTAATATGCTTCTGGTGAGTACACCACTTTGCTACACTTAACTCAAAACAGCATCGATATCGAAACGTTTGAAAATCACGTCAACATGGGTTCTGTACACAAGTCACCGATATCGTAACGTTTAATATTTGATAGGTCATTTCTGGACTATAATCACTAAAGTGCCTATACACCCACTGAATAACTCTTCATGCACTAGCAAATACTATGTAATTTTTTGGTAACAATAAACCTTACCTGAGGTTGAGGGTTGAGCCATATTTGTGGAAGGATGCGCAGCGCGTCCACCCCCTACGTGACGGCATCATGTACTGATGTTAAACATCCGTGGAGTTGACGCGAACGCCATCTATTGAGATATACCTTAAATATTTTAGTTACAGGgacaaaagcaaagaaaatggcaCGCTCCCTTCGGGAAGGAAAACATTTTTTTAAAAGGCTAATAGGTGCAAGCGTGAAACGTACCGATATCGATGAGAAACACGAAATAGGGATATGTAGTACGGAGGAGGAATTGGTGAGTTACCCATTCCTTACTATTGGTACGCAACATTACCTGGAGTTTCTCTTTTAACACCTTTATGCGCTTTAAAGGCCCTGGGATTCCCAGAATGATATACCAACAATGGTTTGACTTTAAAGTTACTACTAGCATTAGCGCACAGGGCCATGTCACAGATACGCACACCACTTTCATATTTTGCAACTATCCTGTGTTTCATAACCAGTGCGAGACTCTTctaagtttcttcttttcagtcttcttatttttacttttggaaCCCATGATCACgaggtcttgagttcacaataaaggcaatccccgcttaacgaaggggttacgttcctaaaaaaacattcgttaagcaaaacttcgttaagcaaaccaattataacaagtttaacccctgacttgaacttccattgcaAGTAaataaagcgagagtgcatcataatacagtgaaaggtttaatgaaagtaaaaattatgaagttgaacatttaggcagtttaatttaagacattataatgtacactaatgtatgtatgtacataactttataatgttgatgaacttagatttatgaagggagggagagtgaaacgggaaagacactaaccggcaacctgtggaatgtaaacaaagggcacatcattgtatcacatacaaaacttatgtaccacatttccacaagactttccattctattcattgtagagtcacgagttcaggtgattcttttagcttgcaaggaagatatggtctcatcagccttcttaatagagtctgctgacttgaaaatagtagagacagtaaatggaggcAATATGATGGCAAGCATTGCTATAGtttcctcgcctctctcgtgtctgtgaataatatccagcttcacttcgagaataagagatttcctggtcttcttaggaatgctaggccacattgcagggcgtttttggggtaagttgagcgagggaacacgagctgttgctgatgctgtgAATGTTTTtaacaggggagtgagtggtgtgcgtgttgtccacaagaggcttgatcttgattccacaggtgtacaggtgtcccaggatttctccttaGGCAGGCCttatcggcagctcctggtatattcaaaagcctgttggcttgcgtgatacggaggggctttcaaacttggaaaaaattacctggataaaactttgttaaagcaagtttgatGTTCGTCacacgagcagatggtagtaaaaattaaactttcgttgtagcgaaatttcgttgtgtgaacctttgttaagcgggggttgcctgtgtatatatatatatatatatatatatatatatatatatatatatatatatatatatatatatatatatatatatatatatatatatacatggagactcaatactcgaacttttcaatactcgaaagCAAAACTTcaatttaatactcgaaaaaatacctgatagttgaACGTCCACACACATGGTTTCAAACAACAGGTTCCTGgtgtcccccttccccctccgccaattgtgacttgtgctgctgcagttatcagaataacattctcctgcatttttctgtagttttcatttataaatttacattaacaccaaaggtttATTATTGATAAAAATATCTGGCAATCAAGTAGTCGCACATTTGGTCATATACAAAaccctgtcatctcccttctcacagCTGCCACTACACCGTTCTAATACCCTATTCCTGGTAATACATGCACTACCATAATACCAGTATACCAGATGCCAGtgcacatccctagtcctgccgcaGTCTAGAGAAagacaacattcttctgcattgtcggtcatttttcatttagaaactatGATGGCATCACAGATGCTtcttagtgatgaaaatgaggaatctgctgagagtgcaagtgttggtGAGCCgcagcactccattagtggatcCCAGGAAtaacaccaggagaaaagttacatagatggtgactcatcctccagtaatctccctccacctccccacccttcttccctcctcttctaagttatccatcaccagccttcacttatggtaggtacaaatcaaaataaaacaaataataataataataataataaataaataaataaataaaaatagagaaatatttataaacttgagattttgctaagattagaacgaattacctgatttaaaggtatcaatagtcaaactttttaatactcaaacagccatttggaacaaattaagttcgagtattgagtctccactgtatatatatatatatatatatatatatatatatatatatatatatatatatatatatatatatatatatatataataaatagagaaatatttataaacttgagattttgctaagattagaacgaattacctgatttaaaggtatcaatagtcaaactttttaatactcaaacagccatttggaacgaattaagttcgagtattgagtctccactgtatatatatatatatatatatatatatatatatatatatatatatatatatatatatatatatatatatatggcagcTAAATTGCTTTTAATTTTGCTAAAAGTTAGGCAGGTAACTTAAGAATctttcaaggaaaaaaagtaacatatgAATccaattttattcttttcatcaattatgtgaaaaaaataagtaagaagtGATTCTTTGGTtcaaatattaaaaggaaaattgttGATACAGAGATCAGTGCCCAAGCACCACCCTTTTGGGCCCCAGTACTTTTGGGAATCCCGGGCCCCgcccctttaaaaaaaatctggaaatACCTACTCCTCGAACTCCTCATGCAGTTAAAAATGCTTAAGTGCAGTGTAGGTGGTTTAAGTATAAATGACAGGAAAATgtcaaatttatttatttgatctgTATTTTAAGCATGGGTAGGCCTAATTGGAAATATAATATTCAATTAATGACATTTGAAATTAATTAATGTTTCTTCTCTGACCTTCAGGAGTAGCCTAATAAAACTGAATACTACTGCGAGCTGGATTACCCATTACTGTAAAACTGCCCCCACTACGCAACTCAAGGCTTGCCTTACAACCAGCTCAAGATATACAAAACCTACTTAATATTTAAATGAATTACCATCAAAATTTCCTGTTAGGGCAAATTAAACCTGCCTTATTTTAGTTTTAATCCTAATTTAACTTCCAAATTCCACAGCCAGAAAATACTAAGCCCTCTAACTAAAATCGCAGTTCTTGTATAAATCTCCAATAATAATAGACTGTGAAACATAATCCTTAGGCTTTGCTCACACCACACTCACGGTGACTCACCTCACTGGTACTGCGTCTACATCAGTCACCTCCTTCCACCTTATCCTGGCTTTTCTTCAACACAACgctattccttcctcctgtcaGCCACTGAGGCCAACCACACagaaacaccccaacacacttTTGTTACAATGTAGTCAAACACCCataacattcaaaacacaaTCACCTGCGTCCTCTCCCAGCCACAAACAGTGCTCAAGACATTGCTGAGCTTTCTGAAGACCCAGCCACATTAATTTCCTCACACTACACTTAAGATCATTAGAGTTTCAATTTCACCTTCCTTGCCTTTTTCATGGCGAAATCATTGATTACTGAGCTGTAGTCTAAGCGCCTGGCTAGCGAATTCTCAATTGACAGTAGTGACAAATGTGACAAGCGCTCTTGACCCATGGTTGATCTCTTATAGTTCTTTATTAGAGAAAGTTTACTAAAGCTGCGCTCAGCCTCAGCAACTGTAACAGGCAGTGTACAGAATATGCGAAGTGCTACGCACACTTCACCAAAAACTGACTGCAGTTTCTTATTGTATATTTCATTCAGCAGCAATGACAGTACTCATATTCGAACGGTAAATTTAAAACCAAAAATTTCTGCAATCAAGCTGATAGTTATGTTCACtttgtgaaacagtgaaacttacaaaatcaataataataatattttgtcaataattaattaatgttgCAATGAGCGAAAGACTTACATGTGAATTTGCACAACGAATTGAGTATAACAGAAAACCTGCAACTGTACTGACGGGAGACGGGTGACTAATGGAAAATCGTTGTTTTCATAAAATGTAGATGCAATTTAACTTTGAATATAACAAGCACAGTTGAagcactgtattttttttttttttcagttttactaGCGGTACTTTTCTTTAAGCTGCCCCTTTAGTATTtgggcttttcttttttcaactatCAAATTCAGGTTGCTATCACGGGCCCGGCCCCCCCTGGACTGCCGGGCCCCGGTACTGTAGTACCTTTTTCCCCCCCCATGCGGGGGCCCTGACAGAGATGACCATTTGTAAGGATGATAACTGCTAGTCTAAAATGGAATGCTAATTTGTGAGGCAAGTACATACTAGTGAAATAACACACTTACTAGAGATTTTGGGCACACCAACCACAGGGTTCAAgttctcttccacctctgctGTAACTCCTGTCCTATCACCTGACTCAAGCCCTGTGTAGAGAGGGTCACATCCCTCATCATAaacatattcttcctcctctttcactaccACCTCTGAAACAAAGACAATACAATATGATTACTTTTCTTTGATCCTTTATCATTTTGCATGTTTGATATATATAGCTGTATTGAGAAATAGGTGAGAAAGCAGTACCAagtcttttacctttttcagtATACTTATAATTCAAAAAGTTCACTCCATAGTGACCAATTCAAGTAAgaagtaaatttcatgagagagagagagagagagagagagagagagagagagagagagagagagagagagagagagagagagagagagagagagagagagagagagagagagagagagagagtgtgtttacctagttgtattgcacagggtttgagcggggctcatagtgtcctgtctccatatctccatttatctaatttttctttaaagttatgcacactatatgctgcaacaattccattatccaatgcattccatttttccactgttctgtgtggaaaactgtattttccaacatccttcacacactgcctcataatgatcttcttttcatgtcctcttgtccttccatactcttccaccaacagcaccaagtcttctttgtctatcttttcaatatcatttactatcttatacattgttattaagtccccgtgttctcttctatcttataaggttggcagtcccatttccttcagtcattcttcatatgtgaggtcctttaattccagcaccatctttgtagcaatcttctgtatcctttccaattttcttatatcttttttagaactcagagaccataccactgctgcatattccagccttgggcatatcatgcttgtgatgatttttttcatcatatctttatccatgtaatgaaatgccactcttatgttagtcaacatcctatatAATAGTCCAAACATCTTATtttccaacttactaaaaactctttcatcaatagaaaatgtcaaagtctttccaattctaactcctctcgagatttctggcatctagccaataatatctctaacaactttacttcttcgtctttccctcctttacttcatccagatggctctacagccgtctcttctttttctaaagctgaactcttcgctcaaacctttgctaccaactcaactttggatgattctgggcatattcctcctactcctccaccctctgactacttcatccctaaaattaaaattctttataaagacgttttcctggcctctctggccttgattctcggaaggcttacggtccggatggagtccctcctgttgttctcaaaactgtgcttccgaactcgctcactgcctggtcaaactctttcatctgtgtctctacttctatttatccttcttgctggaagtttgctcacattcaacctgtccctaaaaaggtgaccactccaatccttctaactaccgccctatagctttgatttcctgcctttctaaagcctttgagtctatccttaataggaagataatgaggcatctatcagctcacaaccttctctctgattgccagtatggtttccgtaaaggcagatctactggtgatcttcttactttcctaactgaatcttggtcatcctcttttagggacttcggtgaaacctttgctgtcggccttgacatatcgaaagccttcgatagagtctggcacaaatctttaatttctaaactaccctcctacggattctatccttctctctgtaccttcatcttcagtttcctttccgatcgttctattgctgctgtagtagacggtcactgttcttccctaaaactatcaacagtggtgttccacagggttctgtcctatcacccactctctttctattattcatcaatgatctcctaaatctgactcaatgccctatccactcctatgctgatgataccaccctgcattattcaacagcgttcaacagacgcccaacccaacaacaattaaatgactcaaggcgagatgctataggacgcctaacttctgatctttcacttgtttctgattggggcagagaaaacctggttttgttcaatgcctcaaaactcaatttctacaactatctactcgacataaccttccagacaactatcctctcttcttcaataacactcaacttccctctcctctacattaaacacactcggtctatccttcactaaaaatctaaactggaaatttcacatctctactcttgctaaatcagcttccaagaagttaggtgtcctatggcgtcttcgtccatttttctctcctcccagctgcttgctctgtacaagggccttatccgcccgtgtatggagtatggctctcatgtctggggatccacacacagctttactaaacaaggtagaatctaaagcttttcgtcttatcaactcttctcctctaactgactgtcttgattctttaagtcaccgccgcaatgttgcatctttatctgtcttctaccgctgttttcatgctgtctgctcttctgaacttgctaactgcatgccttccccctcctgcggcctcgctgcacaagactctctacttcttctcatccctattctgtccatcttcctaatgcaagagttaaccagtatcttcactccttcattccctacactggtaaactctggaactctctacctgtgtctgtatttccacctgcctatgacttaaactctttcaaaagaggagtgtcaagacacctcttacgttaactggaccctccttttagatttttttgttttttctctttctactttcctcttaacagggcctggcaaccagcgggattttttttttttccaacactttgtttgcccttggccagtgcccatgtaatgtaaaaaaaaaaaaaaaaaaaaaaaatttatgtgtttatcagggctcagattttcttgtatgatcactccaagatctttttcctctttaatcttcattatttgctcctctcccatcagatagttccatactggtcttctcttactctttcctagttccattatgtgacatttcttggcattaaatttCCACTTCATAGATCtcatttaaatcttcctgtagcagtatacagtcctctctggttctgataacttttagcaactttgcatcatcagcgaataaattcatatagctgtttaccccaatgtgaatgtcatttacataaacttgaaacataatgggagctaacactgacccttgtggcacctcgctagttactttactccaagatgagtatgtatctctgatcacagttttcatttctctatccttcaaataatctcttgtccattcgagcaaggttccacgcagtcctcctatgttctctagtttccaaagaagtcttccgtgagggactttatcaaatgcctttttaatgtccaggtatactgtgtccacccatccatctctgttttcaagtcctacaataaccctggagtagaagcttaataagtttgatacacatgaccgccctgtcctgaacccaaatctgttcaatatgacttgctcctcttctagaaatttaactcatttttctttgataattatttcacacaacttccctacgacacttgtaagtgacactggtctatagtttagtggttctgttgcctttcctcctttaaatatcggtactacattggctctcttccactctagtggaactttcccttcatttattgaacttttaattatttcccaaattggctcaagtaattgctctttacattcttttaacacccagcctgatacaccatctggccccatttctttcctgacttccaacttgtccagtaatcttccaatatcctctttatgaactgcaatttcctgtaatctaagcaattcaatgtcctattaggttctatgaagtcatcttcttcagtgaatactgttttgaagctctcattcattatttcacacatttctttctctgtttggcatgtctttccttctttaattattttttcaattgtttccttattttttgttttgccgtttataaacttgtagaaaagttttggttcatccttgcttttatccactatatccttctcaaacttactttcttcctctctccttactctaatatattcatttctagtatctttgtactgctgacTATTATAgtaatttccctgctttaaaagtttcttccatgctttatcctttgccttttttgcttgtaagcatctagcattgtaccatgtatgtatttttttctgaactctataaacaggaaccaactttttactccttcattgtattcctgtaagaatgtcatatttctcttgtacagtcttcctgcatataatattactccactcaatatcagcaaaataactccttagtttttcaaaatctgctcttgcataatttacgAAAGGTGTGAAAAACTTACTACATGAGAAAAGACTTTGTAGATTACGAAACGATAGAGTAAACTTAACAATCATtcagaagaaaatagatgataTGATTagtatggaaaaagaaaaatataaaagaaaaattgaaaattggTTTAAGAAAGATACAAAGGCTGCTTGGCAAGGTTTGCGTAACATTACTGGAATGACTAAGAAATCCATGTGTCCAAATATTACAAATGTAAAGGATTATTGCAATGATTTGAATAAGTTTTATTGTAGATTTGATGTCCAGGATTACTCTTCAGAACGGAACAACCTTACTGAGCTTTTATATAGCAAGGAACATGGAATATTCACTGTAACGTATGAGGATGTACTAGAAAGTTTGAAAAGAATTAAGAGCAATAAAGCGGCAGGTCCTGACAGAGTAAGTGCTAAGGTAGTAAGCATTTGCAAATATGAGTTGGTTCCAGTTTTATGTAGGATTTTTCAGAGTTCCTTGGATCAATCTTATATACCTAAACTGTGGAAGACATCTGAAATTATTCCCGTGCCAAAACATCAAACACCTAAAGGTTGTAATGATTACAGGCCTGTAGCCTTGACATGTATATTTATGAAATGTTTAGAAA containing:
- the LOC123499522 gene encoding piggyBac transposable element-derived protein 1-like isoform X3 translates to MWMHHGDRKVVHILQAQPTMVVEKPCNKEYNPVHIELRSGAVDTKVEEDFNPEVGMLEESEVVVKEEEEYVYDEGCDPLYTGLESGDRTGVTAEVEENLNPVVGVPKISSGINPTNFYGDSLPPRPRYMDYTCRDEPRSDSEYSDIEDVEDSGDEYLLTQDDEAQFRRDLMLDFQDEKAVVAGRSRRRTLLPLDPVALPSDAPAANGTTQETLAHVAYAKQNKDTSDLDCDTLSNNISVHGHGNSSDVTVTTPSVAHVSEVERDEEVEEEVEDYRNLKHKINWKQCDPNENNEKNIPEFRGFVSGRENALQPIEYFRQFFDRELLTLICNESNRYALQCDPSKPLSLTVQELEVFLGICIYMSIVKMTSHRRYWTSDAHLRAVIDYMSCARWERIKSCIHFADNSQCPAKGTPEYDKLYKVKPLLNHLKSKYNMIPMDKNVCVDEQMIPYKGTRGPRYYIKGKPNPWGFKVWTLAGSHGIVHNFEVCVGATPKVDGFPDLKSSANIVCKLASIIPTHKNYRLYMDNLFSTIPLYFEMYKRGILCMGTVRTNRLSGLRMIPDKDLKAKGKSAFVEYDGKVETCPESVRVVRWNDSNLCTIMSTMGSAQPIANIPRWDKSVSTTEKSPVNCPALIKHYNENMGGVDKMDALIGFYRMFSDLKVVPQNILSLCRP